Part of the Catalinimonas alkaloidigena genome, GCAGGACTTCGGTGCCGACGCACGGAAGAACTTCCCTTCCTTTCACGCCGGAGATACGGTGAACGTACACGTTAGAATCCGTGAAGGAAACAAAGAACGTATTCAGCAATTCCAGGGGACGGTGATTCAGCGTCGTAATCCCAACAGCAACGGCGAAACTTTCACCGTGCGTAAAGTGTCCAACGGAATTGGGGTGGAGCGGATTTTCCCGATTCTTTCGCCAAGCATCGAAAAAATCGAAGTGTTGCGCGAAGGTCGCGTGCGTCGTGCGCGCTTGTTCTACCTGCGCGGACGTTATGGCAAATCTGCCAAAATCAAAGAAAAGCGTCACTTCCGGGAGTCGAAATAAGGTTACTCCTGATACCTCATTGCACAAGCCAGTCCTCGACTGGCTTTTTTTATGCCCTCCTTTTTCTACTCCGCCTTTCGGGCGGCGGGGTTGTACAGCACAAAATAGTCGGCGCGTCCCTGGCGGTCGGTCATGAACGAACTGACGTGGTCGAACGCCAGAGAATCCTCTGCCTGTTGAAATACGTCCCACTGTTCCTGATTGAGCACCAGCACTTCCGGCGACGCTGACCGGTAGCGCTGCCGCAGCGTGTCCAGATCCTGCACCTCTTCCACGTGTGGAAAGCGCGTTTCCAAGTAGAAAAACAGACTCGGGGGATGCCCGAACGGATTCGCAATGGTGATGCGGCTGTTGGGAAGCGCGCGGACCTCGGCTTGCAGCGCTACCCGCCGGGTAGCGTCCTTGAGCTGATCGACCTGCGGCATCAACACGCCCCACGCCGCTGCCTGGAATAGGAACGCCGTGGTTACCAGCAGCGGGACGTAATAGAATTTACGCCACGAAATGCTGGTGAACACGTGCAGGGCCAGTAGCACTACGCCCACTGCTGTGGCGGTGATCCGCAGCGCCGAGGGGACCGGCAACCACCAGGGGGCCAGGGCCAAACCCGCGAACAGGACGCCCGTCAAACCGAACGAGAACCACAGAACCGCCCGCGGCGGACGGCCTTCTCCGGATGATAATGCTTCCATTTGCCGGGCAATCAGCAGCGCCAGCGGCACATGCGCGGCAATGACGTAAGCGGGTAATTTGCTGGGCGAGAACTCGTAAATCAGCCAGCCGGCCACAAACCAGCTCCCCAACAACAGGGTGTTTTTGTCGCGTAGTATCACACCCCGGATGCCCTGCCAGACCGCCTGTGGAAAAAAGAGAAAATACGGAAGGAAGGCGACGAGCATGCCCAGGAGGTGCGTGCCGGGAGGGCCGGTTTGCCCCAGCACACTGCTGTTGATGCGCTTCAGAATGTACCAATCGATGAGCCAGTTGATGAACGTTCCCCCGTCCGACTGGGTCGTCAGGTAACCCCAGTAATACAGCGGAAGGCATGCCAGCGGCAAACCGAACCACGGATGAAGGCGCAGCAGATTCCACCGGTTGGGGTGCAGTAGGAGTAGTAGCCCGCCGAACAAGCCGGCGAAAATCACGATGGGGGGGCCTTTGGTCAATAGCGCCAGCGCAAACGAAATCCAGAACGCCAGCACGGCCCACCACGCGCGTTCCTGCAACACGAACAGCAGCGCAAAGCCGCACGCCGTAGTGAAAAAAAGCAACGTGGCGTCGGTTACCGCGATCTTGCCCAATGTCGGTACCAACAGCGATGTGCCTAGCACCATCATGCCCCAAAACGCGGTTGGCCGGCCCCAGAAACGTTGCCCCGCCACAAACACCAGGGCCAACGTCAGGAGGGTGAAGACTGAGGAGGAAAAACGTACGCTGAACGCGTTAATGCCGAACAGGGGGTAGGTCAGGGCGATGTTCCAGAAATGCAGCGGCGTTTTCCGGTGAATCTCCGACCACGGAAACGCAGGAACGAGCCAGTTGCCGGTGGTCTGCATCCGGTAGGCAAATCCGGCGTAAGCCGCTTCGTCCTGATCCCACAAGCTGATGGCGTGGTTGTTCAGAAACACCAGAAAGACCAGCAGCAGAAATCCCAACCAGGGGAGCGAGGAGCGGTGGGAAGAAAGAAACGCTCTTTTCATAACAACACGGCCACTAGGAGCGCGTGGACGACTTTTTTCGTATTTTACAGATACCGACTGGCGGCCAGCTTCGTGTGAGGCCGCAAATTACCGGATTTGCGCGGATCGGAAGGGAGGCCGGGCTACCTTTGCCGGGGCAATCTGGTACGGCAGCATGAAACTTTTCTGGTTCGCCCGTAAGTTCTAGTCACGATGAGAGATACAACATTCGATAAATTGCAGGAGACGTTGGAAGAGCAGTTTACTTGGCCTACCAAGTACCTCTTCAAGTTCATCGTCGATAAAGATAACCAGCAGCCGGTGCTGGACCTGTTCGACGACGCTCAGTTCAAACGGCGGCCGTCGCGGAACGGCAAGTACGTCAGCCTGACTGCATTGGTGCGCATGCCTAGCAGCGATGCTGTCATCGACATTTACCGAAAGGCGGCGACCATCAAAGGCGTCATTACCTTATAACGTTGAAAAGATATTCGACAGAGGGCCTGCGCTAGACCAGCGTATGCCCTTTTTTTATGGTGCCCTCCGTTCCATGATCTGCCCGAGCCGCCCGATCATCTCCACGAGGTAAGGCCCCCCTTCCGGCCCGGTGAAGTTCATCACCCGCGTCTCGTACTTATCCAGATTGTAATATTTTTTGGGCGTGATGTAGCCCATGTAGCCGCCGTTGAAACTGGTGAGGATCAACGGGGACGCCGCTGCGGCGCGGGTCGCATCATCGGTAAGTTCTCCGGAAAAATCGGCCGGAATGCCCACGAAGACCAGACTACCGATGCGCAGTGCGGTGAGCGAAGTAGTGTATTTCCCAAACAATCCGTGGAAGACCCAGGGCGTGAACCGCAAGTAGCGGCCCAGGCGCAGTTGCGGTTTGTCGAACGCTAGCGGAATCTGGACCGCATCCAGCCGCCGCGTTGTGGAGAAGTGCAACGAATCGAGGGCACGACACACTTCGCCCGCCAGGCCATCGCCGATCAGCCGGGCCTTGGCCACGCCGGTGATGGAAGCCGGTGACTGGTTGCCGTGGCTGCCGACCGCTCCGGCACTGAAGGCCGCCAGTTCGACGCGACTTTGCGTTTCCACCTGATGCGAAAAATACCCGGGATAGTCGGCCGAGAGGCGCAGGTCTTTCATGCCCAGGCTGGTGGCGTGAGCCGTGTAAGTGGTCAGGGTCGCCAGCGCGCCGTCCTGTTTTCGGAACACGACCGTATGGAGCACGTCGTCCAGTTCGCCCTCCTCGTGCATGACACGGTTCTGCACAAACGTAGGAACATGGGTTTCGGTGTAGGCTACCTCGCAGGGTTGCAGGGTGGCGGCGGCCTGTCGGGTCGCGTGCTGCAGTTGCGTCACCAACCGCTCCAGCGCGTCTTCGTCAAATTTCCCGGCCAGTACGAAACCGCCCAAGCGGGGTGCCCACCCGCCGAACGAATGGTGCGAATGGGTGGCGGTGAGGTAGACAAAATCGACCGGAAAAGCGTCGGTGCGGAGAGCGGCCTGCAAGCGTTCGGTCAGTTCCGGGGGAGCAATCAGCAGATCCATCGCGAAATAAGCCACCCGCCGCTGCCCGTTGTCCAACACAAATACCCGTGCGTAAACCGAATCCACCACCTGCTCGTACGAAGCGCCCAGCCGGTTGCCGTATCCGGCCAGCGGGCTGAGGTGATCGGGCGTCAGGTTTACTTTGGCCCAGCCGACCCGCAACGCCTCACCGGCCACCGGCACCTCGGGGGTGCTCGCCTGTTGTAACGCTTCCAGGGCCTGCGTGTACCCTTGCCAGTCCGTGTAGGGCGTCTGGTCGATAGGACGAAGGGTAAGCAACCCGAGTAGCAGGAAAATACCGAGAAACAAGGAAAGGATACGGAGAAAACGCCTGAGCAACGTCATAGAAGAAAAAAAGCAGCTTCGTGCAAAGCTGCTCAAGTACCAGGAGCGGGACTTGAACCCGCACGACCCGTAAAGGTCACAAGATTTTAAGTCTTGCGTGTCTACCGATTCCACCATCCCGGCAACCTTTTTCGCCGGAGGGCAAAAAAAAAGAGCGAGAGACGGGGTTCGAACCCGCGACCTCGACCTTGGCAAGGTCGCGCTCTACCAGCTGAGCTACTCTCGCGTTACTCCCTTTTTCAAAAGAGTGGTGCAAATGTAAGCACTCCCGCGCGAATGTCAAGTGTTCCGCCCTAGATTTTTATCCACATCCGATTATGGAGTGCTCGCGGTCTGCCGTGCCTCCGTTGGCCTGGCCCGTCGCTGAGGCCTAAAACTTGACGCCGAAATGCAGCCCCGGCTCGAACAGGAAATAACGCGGCCACCGACGCTCCTGGCGGGCAAACGCCTCCGGCACGTTCGTGTTGATCGGCCAGTGCGTCATGGCCACCGAAGGCTCGACGAACAA contains:
- the rplS gene encoding 50S ribosomal protein L19; amino-acid sequence: MSDIIKFIEQDFGADARKNFPSFHAGDTVNVHVRIREGNKERIQQFQGTVIQRRNPNSNGETFTVRKVSNGIGVERIFPILSPSIEKIEVLREGRVRRARLFYLRGRYGKSAKIKEKRHFRESK
- a CDS encoding ArnT family glycosyltransferase, whose amino-acid sequence is MKRAFLSSHRSSLPWLGFLLLVFLVFLNNHAISLWDQDEAAYAGFAYRMQTTGNWLVPAFPWSEIHRKTPLHFWNIALTYPLFGINAFSVRFSSSVFTLLTLALVFVAGQRFWGRPTAFWGMMVLGTSLLVPTLGKIAVTDATLLFFTTACGFALLFVLQERAWWAVLAFWISFALALLTKGPPIVIFAGLFGGLLLLLHPNRWNLLRLHPWFGLPLACLPLYYWGYLTTQSDGGTFINWLIDWYILKRINSSVLGQTGPPGTHLLGMLVAFLPYFLFFPQAVWQGIRGVILRDKNTLLLGSWFVAGWLIYEFSPSKLPAYVIAAHVPLALLIARQMEALSSGEGRPPRAVLWFSFGLTGVLFAGLALAPWWLPVPSALRITATAVGVVLLALHVFTSISWRKFYYVPLLVTTAFLFQAAAWGVLMPQVDQLKDATRRVALQAEVRALPNSRITIANPFGHPPSLFFYLETRFPHVEEVQDLDTLRQRYRSASPEVLVLNQEQWDVFQQAEDSLAFDHVSSFMTDRQGRADYFVLYNPAARKAE
- a CDS encoding DUF493 family protein, with translation MRDTTFDKLQETLEEQFTWPTKYLFKFIVDKDNQQPVLDLFDDAQFKRRPSRNGKYVSLTALVRMPSSDAVIDIYRKAATIKGVITL
- a CDS encoding neutral/alkaline non-lysosomal ceramidase N-terminal domain-containing protein, giving the protein MFLGIFLLLGLLTLRPIDQTPYTDWQGYTQALEALQQASTPEVPVAGEALRVGWAKVNLTPDHLSPLAGYGNRLGASYEQVVDSVYARVFVLDNGQRRVAYFAMDLLIAPPELTERLQAALRTDAFPVDFVYLTATHSHHSFGGWAPRLGGFVLAGKFDEDALERLVTQLQHATRQAAATLQPCEVAYTETHVPTFVQNRVMHEEGELDDVLHTVVFRKQDGALATLTTYTAHATSLGMKDLRLSADYPGYFSHQVETQSRVELAAFSAGAVGSHGNQSPASITGVAKARLIGDGLAGEVCRALDSLHFSTTRRLDAVQIPLAFDKPQLRLGRYLRFTPWVFHGLFGKYTTSLTALRIGSLVFVGIPADFSGELTDDATRAAAASPLILTSFNGGYMGYITPKKYYNLDKYETRVMNFTGPEGGPYLVEMIGRLGQIMERRAP